The following proteins are co-located in the Vigna angularis cultivar LongXiaoDou No.4 chromosome 2, ASM1680809v1, whole genome shotgun sequence genome:
- the LOC108327831 gene encoding 40S ribosomal protein S20-2, protein MAYAMKPTKPGFEESQEQIHKIRITLSSKHVKNLEKVCGDLVRGAKDKRLRVKGPVRMPTKVLHITTRKSPCGEGTNTWDRFELRVHKRVIDLYSSPDVVKQITSITIEPGVEVEVTIADA, encoded by the exons ATGGCGTACGCGATGAAGCCCACCAAACCAGGCTTTGAGGAATCCCAGGAACAGATCCACAAGATAAGGATCACCCTTTCTTCCAAGCATGTCAAAAACCTCGAGAAGG TTTGTGGGGACCTTGTTCGCGGTGCAAAGGACAAACGCCTCAGGGTCAAGGGACCTGTTAGGATGCCCACTAAGGTTCTTCACATAACTACCAGGAAATCTCCTTGTGGTGAAG GTACCAACACATGGGACAGATTTGAACTTCGTGTGCACAAGAGAGTCATTGACCTCTACAGTTCCCCAGATGTAGTTAAGCAAATTACCTCTATCACGATTGAACCTGGTGTGGAGGTTGAGGTGACCATTGCAGATGCTTGA